The Streptosporangiales bacterium sequence GAGCAACGGGATGCTCGCGCTGGCGCAGCTGGGCGTCGCCGCCGCCGGCTTCGCGTTGACGTCGATGCGGGTGCGCGACGACGGCGACGTAGAGGTCGCCGCACGAGCGTTGGACGATGCGGGCGGACCTGCGACCAGGTACCAGTGTCTGCACCGGGCCGACCTCGTCGACGTGATGCGCTCGGCGGTGGCCGGCCGCGGGGCCGAGCTGCACCACGGCCGGAGACTGGTCGCGGTGGCGGAGTCCGCGGATGCCGTACGAGCCACCTTCGCCGACGGCGCGGTGGCGGACGCCGACCTGCTCGTCGGCGCCGCCGGCCTTGTGGTCGACGACGCGCGGCCTCGTCGACCCCGACGCAGCGCAGCCGCGGTACGCGGGGCAGCGCGTCTTCTACGGCTACGCCGACGGCGTCGATGCCGGCACACCGCACCAGTTCGACGCCTACCCGGGAACGGGTGACTGTGCCTTCGACCTGTTCCGCGCCCCGGCGGGCCGGGTCTTCTGGTACGCGAGGATCACCGGCCAGGCGCTCCCGTCCGGCGAGCCGACCGTGACCGACCCGGACGTATGGCGGGAGTGGCTGCTGCCGCGGGTTCCGCCAGGCGTGCCTGCCCGGGTCGTCCGTGCCACGGCCTGCTGGCCACCGACGCCCGGGACCTCCCGTCGGTGCGGCACTGGCGCAGTCACCGGGTGGTCCTCGTCGGTGACGCCGCGCACGCCGCGTCGCCAGCGACCTGCCGACCAGGGCGCGTCGATGGCTGCCGAGGACGCCGTCGTCCTCGGCAAGCCACTGCGCGACCTGCCGACCCTCGACACCGCCCTGGAACGCTACGAACGCGCCCGCCGCCAGCGAGTCGAGGACAACGTGATCGCGAGCACTCGAATGACCGGCCGCCCGCCGACAACCGAGCGCCGTACAGACCTACCCGATGGGGACGCGCAACCCGGCCTACCAACCCTCCTGGACTGGCCAACACCTCTGCCCGAGTGACCAGTGGGGTCGGCTGGATCTGCTCGAACGGATGGCGAGGTCGTCGGCGGCCGACTTCTCGTCTTCGGCGGAGTGCCTATAGCCGACCTATGCCGGTGACCGCCACCATCTCATTGCGTCGGCAACTGTCCGGCGTATACGCGCGGCGACAAGGGATTCGAAGGCACGGTCGGTGGCCGATCAGCCGGTGGGTGCAGAGGAGGCCGGACCGTGACATCGACCCCACCAGTCGACCCGCAGGAGTCGTCGTCGTTCGACCCCGCGGACCCGCCACTATGGGCGCCGCACTACAGGTGCTCACCAGGCGATGCGGTCCGCAGGTTCTTCAGGAAGTACGCTGACTTCACCGGACGG is a genomic window containing:
- a CDS encoding FAD-dependent oxidoreductase, coding for MYLALTTGPKAHVVSTRPAARDAACSLSFVDRSWGLGVRVLVVGGGLAGTAVALALRQAGLEVMVCEATPVASEATGAFLTVASNGMLALAQLGVAAAGFALTSMRVRDDGDVEVAARALDDAGGPATRYQCLHRADLVDVMRSAVAGRGAELHHGRRLVAVAESADAVRATFADGAVADADLLVGAAGLVVDDARPRRPRRSAAAVRGAARLLRLRRRRRCRHTAPVRRLPGNG